A stretch of the Cellulomonas sp. WB94 genome encodes the following:
- the thrC gene encoding threonine synthase, whose amino-acid sequence MAHQWRGVIAEYADRLPEHVQRRVITLGEGGTPLVPAPALSALTGADVYLKVEGMNPTGSFKDRGMTTAISSAAGRGAKVVVCASTGNTSASAAAYATAAGMLCAVLVPDGKIAMGKLSQAIAHGARLLQVDGNFDDCLVAARKLAEAYPVELVNSVNPDRIEGQKTGAFEVVDALGDAPDIHALPVGNAGNITAYWKGYREYAGLDAGSSLPAVATRTPAMWGFQAAGSAPIVLGHPVTEPETIATAIRIGNPASWQQAIDARDTSGGLIEAVTDEQILAAHKILSSKVGVFVEPASAAGVAGILALAAQGRVPVGARIVVTVTGHGLKDPQWALRTADGSEVTPMRVSADVVAIADALELG is encoded by the coding sequence ATGGCACACCAGTGGCGAGGAGTCATCGCCGAGTACGCAGACCGACTCCCGGAGCACGTGCAGCGCCGCGTGATCACGCTGGGCGAGGGCGGCACGCCGCTCGTCCCCGCGCCCGCGCTCTCCGCGCTCACCGGGGCGGACGTGTACCTCAAGGTCGAGGGGATGAACCCCACGGGCTCGTTCAAGGACCGCGGGATGACGACCGCGATCTCGTCGGCGGCGGGGCGTGGGGCCAAGGTCGTGGTGTGCGCCTCGACCGGCAACACCTCGGCGTCGGCCGCGGCGTACGCGACGGCGGCGGGCATGCTCTGCGCGGTGCTGGTCCCCGACGGCAAGATCGCGATGGGCAAGCTGAGCCAGGCGATCGCGCACGGCGCTCGGCTCCTGCAGGTCGACGGCAACTTCGACGACTGCCTGGTCGCGGCCCGCAAGCTCGCTGAGGCGTACCCCGTCGAGCTGGTGAACTCGGTCAACCCCGACCGGATCGAGGGCCAGAAGACGGGTGCGTTCGAGGTCGTCGACGCGCTCGGCGACGCTCCCGACATCCACGCGCTGCCCGTCGGCAACGCGGGCAACATCACGGCGTACTGGAAGGGCTACCGCGAGTACGCGGGGCTCGACGCGGGCAGCTCGCTGCCAGCGGTCGCGACCCGGACGCCCGCGATGTGGGGCTTCCAGGCGGCGGGCTCGGCACCGATCGTGCTGGGCCACCCGGTCACCGAGCCCGAGACCATCGCGACGGCGATCCGGATCGGGAACCCCGCCTCGTGGCAGCAGGCGATCGACGCGCGCGACACCTCGGGCGGTCTCATCGAGGCCGTCACGGACGAGCAGATCCTCGCGGCCCACAAGATCCTGTCGAGCAAGGTCGGGGTGTTCGTCGAGCCCGCGTCGGCCGCGGGCGTCGCGGGCATCCTCGCGCTGGCCGCGCAGGGTCGCGTCCCCGTGGGCGCACGCATCGTCGTGACCGTCACGGGTCACGGGCTCAAGGACCCGCAGTGGGCCCTGCGCACGGCGGACGGCTCGGAGGTCACGCCGATGCGCGTGTCCGCCGACGTCGTCGCGATCGCCGACGCGCTCGAGCT
- a CDS encoding homoserine dehydrogenase encodes MTAPDGQAAAGRSQPGPAPLRVAVLGSGVVGTEVVRLLVTQAADLAARVGAPLELVGVAVRDLAADRDPVVDRALLTTDAAELVTRADVVVEVMGGIEPARSLLLSAIAHGAAVVTANKALLAQDGPTLYAAADAAQVDLYFEAAVAGAIPIVRPVRESLVGDRVLRVLGILNGTTNYVLDRMATEGLDLDAAVAEAQSLGYAEADPTADVEGYDAAAKAAILASLAFHTRVSIDDVDREGISSVTADDVAWAERTGYVIKLLAIAERQGDGIQVRVHPALVPVAHPLAGVRGAFNAVFVEAEAAGELMFYGRGAGGAPTASAVLGDVVSVARHRVLGGRGPVESSYAALPVLPASAARTRYQIRLDVTDRPGVLAQVATTLGDRGVSIEAIRQVPELPGAQGRDGVALLIITTHEASEEALAGTVAAIAELDSVRRVISVLRVEGA; translated from the coding sequence GTGACAGCTCCTGATGGGCAGGCGGCTGCCGGTCGTTCGCAGCCGGGCCCCGCACCGCTGCGGGTCGCCGTCCTCGGCTCCGGGGTCGTGGGCACCGAGGTCGTGCGCCTCCTCGTGACGCAGGCCGCCGACCTCGCGGCTCGCGTCGGCGCTCCGCTCGAGCTCGTGGGGGTCGCCGTGCGCGACCTCGCGGCCGACCGTGACCCCGTCGTCGACCGTGCGCTGCTGACGACGGACGCCGCGGAGCTCGTGACGCGGGCCGATGTCGTCGTCGAGGTGATGGGCGGCATCGAGCCCGCGCGCAGCCTGCTGCTCAGCGCGATCGCTCACGGTGCCGCGGTCGTCACCGCCAACAAGGCGCTCCTCGCGCAGGACGGTCCCACGCTGTACGCCGCTGCGGACGCCGCGCAGGTGGACCTGTACTTCGAGGCGGCCGTCGCCGGCGCGATCCCGATCGTCCGACCCGTGCGCGAGTCGCTCGTCGGCGACCGCGTGCTGCGGGTCCTGGGCATCCTCAACGGCACGACCAACTACGTGCTCGACCGCATGGCGACCGAGGGGCTCGACCTCGACGCGGCCGTCGCCGAGGCCCAGTCGCTCGGCTACGCCGAGGCCGACCCGACGGCCGACGTCGAGGGGTACGACGCCGCGGCGAAGGCGGCGATCCTCGCGTCGCTCGCGTTCCACACGCGGGTGTCGATCGACGACGTCGACCGTGAGGGCATCAGCTCCGTCACGGCGGACGACGTGGCCTGGGCCGAGCGCACGGGCTACGTCATCAAGCTGCTCGCGATCGCCGAGCGCCAGGGCGACGGGATCCAGGTGCGCGTGCACCCCGCGCTCGTGCCCGTGGCCCATCCCCTGGCGGGCGTCCGCGGTGCGTTCAACGCCGTGTTCGTCGAGGCCGAGGCTGCTGGCGAGCTCATGTTCTACGGGCGTGGGGCCGGCGGCGCGCCGACGGCCTCGGCGGTGCTCGGCGACGTCGTGTCGGTCGCGCGGCACCGCGTGCTCGGCGGCAGGGGTCCGGTCGAGTCGTCGTACGCGGCCCTGCCGGTGCTGCCCGCGTCGGCCGCCCGCACGCGCTACCAGATCCGGCTCGACGTGACCGACCGTCCCGGGGTGCTCGCGCAGGTGGCGACGACCCTCGGTGACCGCGGCGTCTCGATCGAGGCCATCCGCCAGGTGCCCGAGCTGCCTGGGGCGCAGGGACGCGACGGCGTCGCGCTCCTCATCATCACGACGCACGAGGCCTCCGAGGAGGCGCTCGCGGGCACGGTCGCCGCGATCGCCGAGCTCGACTCCGTGCGCCGCGTCATCTCTGTCCTGCGAGTCGAGGGAGCCTGA